The genomic region ATCATACGGGTACACCACAACAATCGCAATACTAACAGGAGTTGCAGGTTCTTTTGCGGCAGGCTATATCATCGATCCCCAGTTCTTTCAGTGGATTGACTTCGATCTCTTGCGTTATATCATCGTATTCGGAGTAATGGGCAGTCTTAGAATAGCCACCGGCATAACAGGCCTCCTAACTGAGCGATGGTTGAAAGAACACGAGGAAATTGAAATCTCTGACCCAGCAGAACTTGAAAATCCATTGCCTGATTCACCAGAGAATGATGCCAAGACTGCAACACTGTTCGGAATCGGGAGAATAATGATGGGGTTTAGCAGTGGGCTGGTTGTGCCCTACCTCATTCTATGGATTGATACAGCATTCACTCCTGCTCCCGTGGCGATAGGGGGCATCAGGGCAGTATCCAGCTTGACCCTTGCCACAGGGACGCTAGCGGTCGGAATCACCAGCGAGAAAGTAGGCAAGATCAAGATGATAACCTTGCTCTATATCCTCGCGCCAATTCTCATGTTCGGTATGGTAAACTCGCCTATACTTCTCATGTGTGCCGCGTTCTATGTTTCACGGATGGCAGTAGCCAATATGGCCAGACCAGCCAGAAGCTCTTTGCTTATGGAACAACTCTCGGCTCAAAGGCGTGGGAAGTCCGTAGCGGTTACGTCCATCATGTGGAGTGTCCCCCGTCAGACCGGCACGCTCCTTGGAGCACTTGTTATGGGTCTTTTCGGAGGTATTGTCACCTTCGGTAGGCTGTTTTTCCCCATTGCACTCGTACTGTATCCGATATCTGTGATTCCTGCATATATTGCGGTTCGCAGAAATGAGCGACTACGCCGGACACATCAAATTGAAAGCGAAGATGTTACCTAACTGCTGTTGCCGCCACCCACTGGCGGAAAAATAACAACCAGGTCGTCGTCCTTCAATTGGCGATCCAAGTCTTTTGTCTGGTCTCCGTTAACCATGATGATACGCGTTTTTTCTTCAGAGAAACCTATCGTATGAATTAGCTTTCGGATAGTTCCATTCTCAAGCTCCACCGAGAAAGCTTCGCCT from Candidatus Thorarchaeota archaeon harbors:
- a CDS encoding MFS transporter; its protein translation is MFDDETDEDLVDTRTSKVSRFALLSAISRLGRSFRGVALPLFIVFIGFDEAFYGIMVAAAGYAQAAFLFPAGHLSDKKGRGVSIFVGGFISGTALFLLPFFNEMHMILILYAITGLGSGFMRTSVSTLLADYTERGEERTKSYGYTTTIAILTGVAGSFAAGYIIDPQFFQWIDFDLLRYIIVFGVMGSLRIATGITGLLTERWLKEHEEIEISDPAELENPLPDSPENDAKTATLFGIGRIMMGFSSGLVVPYLILWIDTAFTPAPVAIGGIRAVSSLTLATGTLAVGITSEKVGKIKMITLLYILAPILMFGMVNSPILLMCAAFYVSRMAVANMARPARSSLLMEQLSAQRRGKSVAVTSIMWSVPRQTGTLLGALVMGLFGGIVTFGRLFFPIALVLYPISVIPAYIAVRRNERLRRTHQIESEDVT
- a CDS encoding MoaD/ThiS family protein gives rise to the protein MEVRVKLYATLSQYAPEGTKIGEAFSVELENGTIRKLIHTIGFSEEKTRIIMVNGDQTKDLDRQLKDDDLVVIFPPVGGGNSS